A DNA window from Coffea arabica cultivar ET-39 chromosome 6c, Coffea Arabica ET-39 HiFi, whole genome shotgun sequence contains the following coding sequences:
- the LOC140008103 gene encoding uncharacterized protein, which yields MFCLYCLPFAHLTVPFLSVYSITSDRSLPLSSVRSSALESSLRSSSFEEKRRLLDLNPVVPETMNGGTVGAMVVVVVVVVVYLFPFKLGSKIMDNHGQISEKLATELEKLEMSMEAAAEEAAAEEAEDLEANLPLKKASVAKLPPKPSVYPRFKGFTFHMGAPNSLNGYLESHFY from the exons ATGTTCTGTTTATACTGTCTTCCTTTTGCTCACCTGACCGTTCCCTTCCTCTCTGTCTATAGTATCACCTCTGACCGTTCCCTTCCTCTCTCCTCTGTGCGTTCTTCAGCTTTAGAATCCTCTCTGCGTTCTTCATCGTTTGAGGAGAAGAGAAG GCTGCTAGACTTAAATCCTGTTGTTCCCGAAACT ATGAACGGAGGAACTGTGGGCGCCATGGTGGTGGTCGTTGTGGTGGTTGTTGTTTATCTATTTCCTTTTAAGCTTGGTTCAAAAATCATGGACAACCATGGACAAATTTCTGAAAAACTTGCAACAGAGCTTGAAAAATTAGAGATGTCTATGGAGGCTGCGGCTGAGGAGGCTGCGGCTGAGGAGGCTGAGGATTTGGAGGCAAATTTGCCTCTTAAGAAAGCTTCCGTGGCAAAGTTGCCCCCAAAACCGAGTGTCTACCCTAGGTTTAAAGGTTTTACTTTTCATATGGGAGCCCCAAATTCACTTAACGGGTACCTAGAATCGCATTTCTACTAA
- the LOC140008789 gene encoding uncharacterized protein, whose amino-acid sequence MPAWYNPQAVCTYHSGAAGHSTIDCKALKHKIQDMIEAGEIVIRKREAQGLNVNRNPLPEHANIIGVILDDTEYVEPVRELAREAEVFGVTDQPFVMELPFEEDEKPFILDLTPAESEVLEPVVIEFPKQEPVLSLQRVPWNYDEPDVQIGEKSIAKKEVSVVTRSGKATSPFENIIPIQANNSKPPVKPTITEKEVLDFLKRIQRSEYNVVEKLSKSPAQISMLDLLFSSDMHRDALIEVLTKAQIPRDISVDNFSHVVGNVLFTKQITFSDEKLPAEGIGHNKALYIVVRPWIHKSGAVPSSLHQLLKFVVNDKLITIFAEEDCLVITDSESKEEGSRSSTVTPHSTSDIVSVSWITKEEQALSRASIMMAKEMIRGGYEFDKGLGRDLQGILKPVEIIEKRDSFGLGFRPTAKDIREMKERKKAEKEGRQRALDIPPLHYTFP is encoded by the exons ATGCCCGCGTGGTATAATCCACAAGCCGTCTGTACTTATCATTCAGGGGCCGCCGGACATTCGACTATTGATTGCAAGGCGCTTAAGCATAAAATCCAAGATATGATTGAAGCCGGGGAGATTGTAATCCGAAAAAGGGAGGCGCAAGGGCTGAACGTAAATAGGAACCCTTTACCGGAACATGCCAATATCATTGGGGTTATTTTGGATGATACGGAGTATGTGGAACCAGTCAGAGAATTGGCAAGggaagctgaagtgtttggggtcacagaccaaccCTTTGTCATGGAATTGCCATTTGAAGAGGATGAAAAGCCCTTTATTTTGGATCTCACGCCAGCTGAGAGTGAGGTTTTGGAGCCGGTAGTTATTGAATTCCCCAAGCAAGAGCCTGTTTTAAGCCTGCAACGAGTGCCATGGAATTATGATGAACCTGACGTACAAATTGGGGAAAAGTCAATTGCAAAGAAGGAAGTGTCAGTGGTCACCAGATCAGGAAAGGCTACAAGTCCATTTGAAAATATCATTCCGATTCAAGCAAATAACTCCAAGCCGCCCGTTaaaccaacaatcaccgagaaagaagTTTTGGATTTCCTTAAGAGAATTCAGAGAAGTGAGTACAATGTAGTTGAGAAGTTGAGCAAGTCGCCTGCCCAGATATCCATGTTGGATTTACTCTTTTCTTCAGACATGCATAGGGACGCGCTGATCGAAGTATTGACTAAAGCTCAAATCCCTAGGGACATTTCGGTTGATAATTTCTCACACGTGGTTGGGAACGTATTATTTACCaaacaaatcactttctctGACGAAAAATTGCCGGCggaaggcattggacataacaagGCTCTATACATAGTTGTAAG gccatggattcacaagtctGGGGCTGTGCCTTCTTCATTGCATCAATTGCTGAAATTCGTAGTAAATGACAAGCTGATAACTATATTTGCCGAGGAGGATTGCCTTGTAATCACCGATTCCGAGTCCAAAGAAGAGGGTAGCCGAAGCTCAACAGTGACCCCTCATAGCACATCTGATATTGTCTCCGTCAGTTGGATAACAAAGGAGGAGCAAGCTCTATCAAGGGCCAGTATCATGATGGCTAAGGAGATGATCCGTGGAGGCTATGAATTTGACAAAGGGCTGGGACGAGATCTGCAAGGAATTTTGAAGCCAGTGGAGATTATTGAGAAAAGGGATTCGTTTGGTTTAGGCTTCCGACCGACTGCTAAGGATATCAGAGAAATGAAGGAGCGCAAGAAAGCAGAGAAAGAAGGAAGGCAAAGGGCTCTTGACATTCCACCCCTGCATTATACTTTCCCGTGA
- the LOC140008790 gene encoding protein MAIN-LIKE 1-like: MIRNFTVGDDVVEVLTGSGFENLLKFTGFFGIHCHYLVQAFATKYNSNTQSFILGQENAVKLYFGLRDILQITGLPISGIPLVCQEARGEEIANEIFPNLVVHFEMKGFHLKTLRDIATLKASDKEFAHPLDIRVRATVLYLLGCLIFPDSSCTHVRAIYGYFVKDINKISEYAWGEACLVEIHHSLSKFSSRNVSNEKYLIGSSMFALMVGHVQAPFRLRFLLSILLMVSGKLF; encoded by the coding sequence ATGATTAGAAATTTTACAGTTGGCGACGATGTGGTCGAAGTACTAACTGGCAGTGGATTTGAGAACCTGCTAAAGTTTACCGGTTTTTTTGGTATACACTGTCATTACTTGGTTCAAGCTTTTGCAACCAAGTATAATTCTAATACCCAAAGCTTCATTTTGGGCCAAGAAAATGCAGTCAAACTCTACTTTGGTTTGAGGGATATCCTTCAGATTACCGGCTTGCCAATCAGTGGCATCCCCCTTGTTTGCCAAGAAGCTCGGGGGGAAGAGATTGCTAATGAAATATTCCCCAATTTGGTTGTTCATTTTGAAATGAAGGGCTTCCATTTGAAAACGTTGCGGGACATTGCTACTCTCAAGGCTTCTGACAAAGAATTTGCACATCCTTTGGACATCAGGGTGCGGGCGACAGTATTGTATTTGCTGGGATGTCTGATTTTTCCAGATTCCTCTTGCACTCATGTGAGAGCTATATATGGATACTTTGTAAAAGACATCAACAAAATATCCGAGTATGCATGGGGGGAGGCATGCTTGGTTGAGATCCACCATAGTTTGTCAAAGTTTTCATCCAGGAATGTATCAAACGAAAAATACCTCATTGGCAGTTCGATGTTTGCATTAATGGTAGGTCATGTTCAAGCACCCTTCCGTTTGAgatttttgctttcaattttactAATGGTTTCAGGAAAGCTTTTTTAG
- the LOC140008104 gene encoding transcription factor E2FA-like isoform X2, whose protein sequence is MQERLRDLSAINQKWLFVTFEDIKAVPCFQNETIIAIKAPYSTVLEVPDPFVTCEDIKAVPCFQAVDYPQRRYEMTLISTMGPIDVYFIS, encoded by the exons ATGCAAGAAAGATTGAGGGATTTGAGTGCAATCAATCAGAA ATGGCTTTTTGTGACTTTCGAGGATATCAAGGCTGTGCCTTGCTTTCAG AATGAAACTATTATAGCCATTAAAGCTCCATATAGTACTGTTCTAGAAGTCCCAGATCCTTTTGTGACTTGCGAGGATATCAAGGCCGTGCCTTGCTTTCAG GCGGTTGATTATCCACAAAGGAGATATGAAATGACCCTCATAAGCACAATGGGGCCCATTGATGTCTACTTTATCAG TTAA
- the LOC140008104 gene encoding transcription factor E2FA-like isoform X1 has product MQERLRDLSAINQKWLFVTFEDIKAVPCFQNETIIAIKAPYSTVLEVPDPFVTCEDIKAVPCFQAVDYPQRRYEMTLISTMGPIDVYFISQFEDVIDEPIQTRYGGFRGNEAFWSKLFKTNTILS; this is encoded by the exons ATGCAAGAAAGATTGAGGGATTTGAGTGCAATCAATCAGAA ATGGCTTTTTGTGACTTTCGAGGATATCAAGGCTGTGCCTTGCTTTCAG AATGAAACTATTATAGCCATTAAAGCTCCATATAGTACTGTTCTAGAAGTCCCAGATCCTTTTGTGACTTGCGAGGATATCAAGGCCGTGCCTTGCTTTCAG GCGGTTGATTATCCACAAAGGAGATATGAAATGACCCTCATAAGCACAATGGGGCCCATTGATGTCTACTTTATCAG CCAATTTGAGGATGTAATTGATGAGCCCATTCAAACGAGATATGGAGGATTTCGTGGGAATGAAGCTTTTTGGTCCAAGTTGTTCAAGACTAATACAATTTTAAGTTAA